In Maridesulfovibrio sp., the genomic stretch TGAATTACAATCCATTATGACAGTGACACGTTTGGTGTGTTTAGTGGCACTTATGAGTGTGTGCAAAAATTCACGAAGTTGTCAACAAAAATTTCAAAATTGATTGACCAGCCAATTAAGGGGTGTTAGAAAGATTACAACGAGAAGACAAAGTGGTCTTTTATTAACATAAAAGACACATATTTGACAGTGTGAGTTTTGGGTTTTGGTTCTGGTTCAATATAAATCTCTCCGAAGGGAATGATTGAATTCTCTCTTCGGGTGCCGGGGGATAAATGCCAGTTGTAAGTCAAAACATCTCCGCGAGGAATGGGGTGGGACCCGTTTCTTCGGACGCAGGAAAAAGCTGTAACATGGGTCGCTCCGACTTTTGGTTCCGGGCTTGCCTGCCTCTTTTTAACTGCCTTATGTCTTTTTCCCTTTCAAACTTATCTGCCGTACCTTTTTCCGTGTCCTGCGGGGTAATAACCGGTCCGGCTTCCATAATGCCTTTCACTACATACGACAACACGAATAGTTCGCTTACCATTCCGGAGGCGGATAATTCCATGTGCTTATTGCATAATTGCCTTGATCCATTTTCAAAAATATTCCCCATTAAGGGGATTATTCATTTTAAGCCGGGTATTTAGCCGGTGCCCGACATGCTCGGGCGGTTTTCTGGAAGTGGAGTTGCTGCATCTTATGCGGCAGCGGTTCAGTACTACTGTATTTATCTGACTAGGTGCTGATGGGGTTGTGTTGGTAATCCATTAATTCGGGAGAAATTCCGTCAAAGGAGGATTGTTATGGCTGTAGACGTAGGTATGCACTTGGCTCGACCGGGCAAAAGGGATGCGGTTCTCGACTGGCTGCAGATGCTTACCGGGGCCGGACTTGTGGCATTTATGTGGTGCCATATGATTCTGGTGTCATCGGTTGTCCTTTCACCGAAAATCATGAATGCCATTGCACATTTTTTCGAAGCCACGTATATGGCTCAGGTCGGTGGTCCTTTGATTTTCTTAGCTTTTTTGTTACATTTCGCGCTGGCGGCCAGAAAGATTCCTTTCCGCGCGGAAGGCCAGGCAACCATATTGCAGCATGCACAGATGCTTAAGCATCGTGATACCTGGCTTTGGGTTGTTCAGGCCGTGACCGCAATGGTTATCCTTGTGATGGGTGCCATCCACATGTGGGTTGTGCTCAATGATCTTCCCATTACTGCCGCGAAGTCGGCGGCTCGTGTAGGTGAAGGCGGATGGACGCTTTTCTATCTGGTTCTCCTGCCTTGCGTTGAGCTTCATGTCAGCGTTGGCTTCTACCGTATTGGCGTCAAATGGGGATTCATCAGGACCGAGAACCGGAAGCAGGCCAAAAAGCTTGAATCCATTCTCTTTGCGACCTTCATGGTCATCGGCATCCTCACCCTGATCAGGTTCATCACTTTAAGTTAAACGGGGTTCTTAAATGCAAACATATTACTCTGATCTCCTTGTTATCGGCGCTGGTCTTGCTGGCGAGCGCGTGGCTGTGGAGGCGGCCCAGGAAGGTTTTGATGTAATCTGTCTCTCAATTGTCCCGGCACGCCGATCTCACTCATCGGCAGCACAGGGCGGCATGCAGGCTGCTCTGGGTAACTGTGCCAAAGGCGAGGGGGACAACGTAGACGTCCACTTTGGCGACACTGTCCGTGGTTCCGACTGGGGTTGTGACCAGGAAGTGGCCCGTCTTTTCGCTGACGCTGCTCCAATTGAAATGCGTCGACTTGCGCACTGGGGTGTGCCCTGGAACCGCGTTGTTCCCGGTAAATCTTTCTATTTCAAAGGCGGCGAGAAATTTGAAAAGGAAGAAAAAGAAGAGAAGCGCGGCCTGATTACCGCCCGCTCCTTCGGCGGTACCGCTAAATGGCGTACCTGCTATACTTCCGACGGAACCGGCCATGCGGTTATGTGTACGATGGATAACCGTTGCGCTGAACTTGGAATTGATGTTTTTGACCGCAAGGAAGCTATTTCTCTAATTCATGACGGTGACAAATGCACAGGTGCGGTTGTCCGCTGCCTACGGACTGGCGAGCTGGAAGTGTTTCTCTCCAAGGCTACTGCAATTTGCACAGGCGGTTTCGGGCGTATCTACAAGGCAACAACAAATGCGGTCATCTGTGATGGCGGCGGGCATATCATCGCCCATGATACAGGGGTTGTTCCCATTGGTAACCCGGAAGCAATCCAGTTCCACCCCACCGGAATTGTACCTACCGATATTCTGGTAACTGAAGGGTGCCGCGGTGACGGCGGGACACTTCTCGACGTCAACGAAGAGCGGTTCATGAACATTTACGAACCGGAAAAGGCCGAACTGGCCTCCCGTGACGTTGTTTCCCGCTGGATGACTCATCACATGCGTCAGGGTAAAGGTGTTAAGTCCGCTTATGGCGAGCACCTCTGGCTGGACATCCGTCATCTCGGTGATAAACACATCTCCACTAAACTGCGTGAAGTTGATGAAATCTGCCACCATTTCCTGAATGTTGATCCCCGCAAACAGCTTATCCCGGTCCGCCCGACCCAGCATTATACCATGGCTGGTGTACGTACCAATAAAGATGGTGCGGTTTACGGTCTCAAAGGGCTGTTCTCTGCCGGTGAGGCTGCATGTTGGGACATGCACGGTTTTAACCGCCTCGGCGGTAACTCTCTGGCTGAAACAGTTGTCGCAGGCGGTATCATCGGTTCCAAGATTGTTGAATTCCTTAAGGGGTATGAGGTCGAAATCAAGACGGCATTGGTTAATGACGCTGTCCGTAAGCAGGAAGAACGCATTGAAAAACTGCGCAGCGGCGCAAACGGCAAAGAAAATGTCTACAAGGTTCGTGAAGAAATGCAGGATGCCCTTATGGAAGGCTGCTTTGTATTCAGAAATGATGCCGGACTCAAAAAATGTATTGAAACCCTTCAGGGTACTCTTGATAAAGCCCGCAGGGTCGGTCTTGTTTCCGACGGACTTGGCGCCAACCACGAGCTGGCTGCGGCCCTTAAGATTGAAGGTCAGGTCAAGCTCGGCCTTTGTATTGCTAAAGCTGCTCTGGAACGTACTGAAAGTCGTGGTTCCCACAACCGCGAGGATTACACCGCACGCGATGATAAGAACTGGCTGAACAGAACACTGGCTTATTGGCGCGATGGCGCAGACATGCCTGAACTGCAATACGAGGAAGCCACTCCCTGCTACGAAATTCCTCCGGGAGACCGTGGTTACGGCGGCGGTTCCATCATCGAAGCCGACAAGGCAGAGATTGAAGCCAAAATGATCAAGAAATAACCCCTGAAAAGGATATTAAAATGAGCAGACAACTCGAATTTGATATATTCCGCTACAATCCTCAGGATAAGGGGTCGGTTCCGCACATGCAGACCTTTGTGCTGGATGAAACCGAGAACATGACCCTGTTCATCGCGCTGAACCGTTTGCGTGAAGAGCAGGACCCCGGCCTGATTTTTGATTTCTGCTGCCGCGCTGGTATCTGCGGAGCCTGCGCTATGGTTGTCAACGGCAAGCCCCGTCTGGCCTGTCAGACGAAGACTGTCGAGCTGCCACAGCAGATAACCCTGCTGCCACTCCCTGTTTATAAACTCATAGGTGACCTTTCGGTGGACACCGGTGTCTGGTTCCGTGAAATGTACCAGACCACTGAATCATGGATTCATACCAATAAGACCTTTGATCCCAACGCTATTGAAGAGCGCATGGAGAACGAGGTTGCCGAACAGATCTATGAACTGGAACGCTGCATCGAATGCGGATGCTGTGTTGCCGCCTGCGGCACAGCCCGTCTGCGTGATGACTTCCTCGGTGCTGCTGCGCTCAACCGCGTTGCCCGTTTTGTCGTAGATCCACGTGACCAGCGTACTGACCGCGATTATTTTGAAATCATCGGTAATGATGAAGGTATCTTCGGTTGTATGGGCCTGCTCGGCTGCGAAGATGTCTGTCCCAAGAATCTGCCGTTGCAGAACCAGCTCGGGTTCCTGCGCCGCAAGATGGGTATTACCGCAATCAAGGAAATATTCAGGAAGTAACCTATGCGTACTATTAAAGCTGAACAGGTTATCGAAGCCGTGGCGAAAATGTGCGTAAGCGCAAACCGCTACCTGCCCGAAGACGTGAAAAAGCGTTTTAACGAATGTGCTGCCGCCGAAGATTCTCCAGCAGCTAAGGAAGTTTTCCGTCAGATCAAGGAAAACTGGGAACTTGCTGCTGAATCAGGGCTGCCTCTTTGTCAGGATACCGGATTGGCTGTATTCATTGTTGAAATGGGCGAGGATGTCCGCGTGGAAGGCATGAACATCCGTGATGCCATCAATGAAGGTACCCGCAAAGGGTACGAGGAAGGATTTCTGCGCAAATCCGCATGTGATCCTCTGACCCGTGCCAATACCAAGGATAACACCCCGGCTATCGTACATTTTGATATCGTCCCCGGTGACAAAATCAAAATCACCTTTATGGCCAAGGGCGGGGGCTCCGAAAACATGAGTCGTGTGACCATGCTTGCCCCGGCTCAGGGCTGGGAAGGCATCAAGAAATTCGTCATTGAACGTGTTGCAGAAGCCGGTCCCAACCCGTGTCCCCCGACCATGGTCGGAATCGGTGTTGGCGGAACTTTTGAATATTCAGCACTGCTGGCTAAAAAGTCCCTGATGCGCAAAGTTGGTGAGCCGCATCCAGATCCTGAAATCGGTAAACTGGAAGCCGAACTAATGGAAGAGTTGAACAAACTCGGCATCGGCCCCATGGGACTTGGCGGCAAGACAACCGTGTTTGATGTGAAAATCGAAATGCGCCCCTGCCACATTGCGTCCCTGCCGCTGGCTGTGAACATCCAGTGCCATTCTTCAAGGCACGAGGAGGTTATACTCTAATGGCTGAATATAAGCTGAAGACTCCGCTGACTGATGAAGATATGGTCCAGCTCAAGGCCGGGGATGTGGTTAAACTGACAGGAACCATCTATACCGCGCGCGACGCTGCCCACAAGAGACTTTGCGACTTGCTTGATAAGGGTGAGAAACTTCCTTTCGACTTGAAAGGCTCCGTAGTCTATTACGTCGGGCCCAGCCCGGCTCCCCCAGGCAAACCTATCGGTTCCGCCGGACCGACCACCAGCTACCGAATGGATACTTATGCCCCCCGTCTGCACGGTCTAGGACAGAAGGCAAGTATCGGTAAAGGGAAGCGTAGTGAGGAGGTCAAGCAGGCCCTGAAGGATTATAAAGCTGTATATTTTGGAGCAACAGGAGGTGCTGGTGCTCTGCTTTCCATGTGCATCAAAGAAGCGAAGGTTATCGCTTTTGATGAACTTGGTCCCGAAGCCATCCGGGAACTGACCGTTGAGGATTTTCCTCTGCTGGTCATTAATGATTCCCATGGTGGCGAACTGTATGCCGTACCTGACCGCAAAGCGGCAGGTGTTGAGTAACAAGTCTGCTGCATTGCAGCTGACAATTAAGGAGAAAACTTATGGCTCTTTTTACGAAACAGGAAGCTCTTGATTATCATTCCAAAGGCAGAAAAGGGAAAATTGAGGTCGTTCCCGTAAAACCCTGCAACACTCAGAAAGACCTTTCTATGGCTTACAGCCCCGGTGTAGCCGAAGCTTGTCTTGCAATAGCCGAGGATAAGGAAAAATCGTACGAGTACACCGGGCGCGGAAACCTTGTAGCTGTGGTTTCCAACGGAACCGCAGTACTTGGTCTCGGTAATATCGGACCTGAAGCCGGCAAGCCGGTTATGGAAGGCAAGGGTGTTCTCTTCAAGGTTTTCGCAGACGTTGATGTTTACGACATCAACCTTGATGTCACCGATGCTGATGAACTCTGCAATATCGTAAAAGCTCTTGAGCCCACCTTCGGCGGTATCAACCTTGAAGACATCAAGTCTCCTGAGTGCTTCTACATTGAAGAAAAACTCAAGAAAGAAATGAATATCCCGGTTTTTCATGATGATCAGCACGGCACCGCTATTATTTCCGGTGCGGGTCTGATCAACGCCGCTGAAATTGCAGGCAAGAAAATCGAAGATATGCGTCTGGTTGTTTCCGGAGCAGGTGCGGCGGCTATCGCTTGCACAAACTTTTACATGTCTCTGGGCATCAAACGTGAAAATGTCGCTATGTTCGACTCCCGCGGCCATATCAATAAGAGCCGCGAAGGTCTGAATGAGCAGAAGCTCCAGTTTGCAACTGACAAGGAATATAAAGACCTTGCCGATGCAATGAAGGGTGCGGACCTGTTCCTCGGTCTTTCCGTAAAAGGAATGGTAACCAAGGATATGGTCAAATCCATGGCCGATTCTCCTATCATTTTCGCCTGCGCCAACCCTGATCCTGAAATATCTTATACCGATGCCAAAGAAGCCCGTCCCGATGCCATCATGGGTACCGGACGTTCCGACTACCCCAACCAGGTTAACAACGTCCTCGGTTTCCCCTTCATCTTCCGTGGTGCACTTGATGTAAACGCCAGTGCCATCAATGAAGAAATGAAGATTGCAGCAGCAACTGCTCTTGCTGCTTTGGCCAAAGAACCGGCTCCGGATTACGTTTGTGAAGCCTATGGTGTCGATAAGCTCGAATTCGGTATCGACTACATTATTCCCAAACCGCTCGACCTGCGTCTGATCGAATGGGAATCCGCTGCTGTTGCACAGGCTGCAATGGATACCGGTGTAGCCCGCAAGAAGATTGATATTGATGAGTACAAGAAAGAACTGCGCGAACGTCTGGCTGCTTCCAGAAAACGCGTAGGTGAATTTCTTGAAACTTATAGTTTCGATTCCTAATTCCCGCTTCAAGCGCTGAAGAAAGGATTGATTCTGCCTGAGGGGGGGGAATTCCTTAGGCAAAGATCATTTAATTTAGTTAATTACACCCTCCCGGTTTTTGTTAACCGGGAGGGTACAAAACTGGTGGTGAGGTCCTGTATGTAAAGTATCGGCAGTCTGACCGGATCAAGGCAGTATGGATTGAACTGCGCTGACAACCCGCGTAGCGGGGCGGTGATACCCATTTTATCCGGCATGGCCTGCCATAAGCTCAAGTGAGGGACTATGAGCGATCAACAAGATGGTGGTAACGGTCGTAAAATTGGTTTTTTCTTAGGTCCGATAGTTTTCCTAATTATGTTAATGATGCCCGTCCCTTCCGGAATGGAACCTGCGGCATGGAAGGTGGCGGCGGTAACAGCCTTAATGGCAATCTGGTGGATTAGCGAAGCAATTCCTATTCCCGCAACTTCTCTTATTCCTATAGCCTTATTCCCGTTGCTGGGTATTGTTAAATCCGCAGCGGCCTGTGCTCCATATGCCAACCATCTTATTTACCTGTTCATGGGTGGCTTTTTTCTGGCCGTAACTATGGAAAGATGGAATCTGCATAGGCGCATAGCTCTGCACACAATTAAGGCTGTCGGAACCAGCCCCGGTCGCATGATCCTGGGATTCATGATCGCTACCGGTTTTCTTTCCATGTGGGTTTCCAACACCGCAACAACCATGATGATGGTTCCCATCGGTCTAGCTGTTATCCAGCAGGCCACTGGTTTTGATTCCAAAGATCTCAAAGCCTGTGCCAATGCAGGACCGGAATCCAACTTCGGTAAATGTCTTATGCTCGGTATCGCCTATGCTGCTTCCATGGGTGGTGTCGGTACCATCATCGGTACTCCGCCGAACACGGTTATGGTCGGTATGGTTGACAAAATGTATGGTGTTCACATTGGTTTCGGCCAGTGGATGCTTTACGGGGTTCCTCTTGCTACACTTATGATCGCTCTTTCCTGGTGGTTGTTAACCAAAGTGCTTTTCCCCTCAAAAGGTCTGGAACTTGCCGGCGGTGAAGCCATTATCAACAGGGAAATCGAAGCCCTTGGGCCCATGTCCAAGGAAGAGAAATACATAGTTATTGTCGGCTGTTTCGTGGCAGCATTCTGGCTGTCCCGCGGATTCATGAAACCTCTGGTCAAGGACTTCTGGCCCAATTTCGGTTATGTGCATGATGCTACCATCGGTATAATGGGCTCACTGATCCTGTTTGCGATTCCTACCAATTTCAAGAAAGGGGAATTTTTGCTTGATTGGAAAACCGCAGTTAAAATTCCCTGGGATGTAATCCTGCTTTTTGGTGGTGGTCTTGCAATAGCCAACGGCTTCTCCAAGACCGGTCTGGCAGGCTACATCGCATCAAGATTGACCATGCTCGACGGTATGACCCTCTTGATGTTCGTTGCCATTGTAGTCCTGATTACTATCTTCCTAACTGAAATTACCTCCAATACCGCCACCGCGACCCTGCTTGTCCCCATTATGGGCAGTGCGGCAATCGCCATGGGCGTGCACCCCTTTGCCACCATCGTTAGTGCTTGTGTAGCAGCCTCCTTTGCATTCATGCTTCCGGTTGCGACTCCGCCTAACGCTGTAGTGTTCGGTTCCGGATGCGTGTCCATCAAACAGATGGCCTCGGCAGGTTTCTGGCTGAACATTATCGGCGCGATCCTGATCACTATTTCCGTGGTCTATCTGCTGCCGGTACTCTGGGGTATAGATTTAACAATGCTCCCTGATTGGGCAGTTATGCCTAAGTAATACTCCCTAAAGTTTCCGGGCGTTTGGCCACGCCCGGAAACGTACTTCATAAAGATATTTTAAACTTGGTTTTTCCTCTAAATTTTCTGCAATCGTATAATTGCGGGGTCTAAATTTGTGTCCGAAAACCGGACCCGGAGACACCGGATGTTCCGCAAGCATCCTCCGGCAGAGCCATGATCTGTTTGTCTCTTTAGCTCTACATTCGCGTTGAAGCATAAGATTCAAGTCAGCACGGCGGACCTCATCAGCACCTCCCCCTATTGTGGCTGCTGCCGGGTGTCTCCAAATCATAAGTTTGAGAGGTTACATCTGCTCCGTTCTATTTTCCGTGACCGCAATGACGTGATTAATGATGAAAGATTTGGTATTACTTAATTCCTATGAGTAACTGAATTCAGGAGAAAGAATGTCAAAGAGCTTGTATATTGCGGCAACAGAGGCCCGGAGCGGGAAATCAGCAATCGTCCTCGGGGTGATGCAGCTGCTTCTGACCCATCTACGCAAGGTGGCTATTTTCAGACCTATCATTCATGATAATTTTCGGGATCGAGACCACGATATTGATCTTATCCTGCGCCATTTCAAACTTCCTCAGGATTATAAAACCACTTACGCCTATACCCAGAGTGAGGCTACCCGGCTGCTTAACGACGGCAAGCATTCCCTGCTGATGGAAAAAATCCTTGAGCGTTTCAAGGCACTGGAGGAAAACTATGATTTCGTTCTTTGCGAAGGTTCGGATTACCTCGGTGGTGAGGCTGCTGTAGAGTTTGAAATCAACCTTGATGTAGCAAGCAATCTCGGCAGTCCGGTGCTGGCGGTGCTCAATGCCATGGATAGTTACGAAGATGAAATCTGTGACCTTGCAAACCGGACAGTAGCCATGTTCGAGGATAAGGGACTGGATGTTATCTCGGTCATGATCAACCGTGCATCCAGCGAATTTTCTCCGGATCTTGCCGAACGGCTGCGTAACTGTCTGAATAGTGAAAACCATCCGCTTGTCTATGTGTTGCCGGATGATAAACGTCTGGGCAATCCGACCATGAATGATGTTGTTAAATGGCTTGATTGCAGGGTTCTTTACGGTAAGAGCCGTCTTGATACGCCCATTGATAACTACGTGGTTGCGGCCATGCAGATTGAGAATTTTTTGAAATACGTCAAAGACGGCAGCTTGATAATCACTCCCGGAGACCGGTCGGATATAATCCTTGCCAGTCTTGCCTCTCGCCTTTCCGATTCCTATCCAAATGTCTCCGGAATTTTGCTTACCGGGGGTATTCGGCCGGCTATGACCGTTCACCATTTGATTGAGGGCTGGAAGGGGGTCCCGCTGCCTATTCTGGTGGCACCGGACCATACATATAAGACCGCCCAGATTCTGCGCGGTCTGCATGGTAAGATCGATCCCGAGAATCAGGCCAAAGTTCTTTCGGCCATGGGGCTTTTTGAAACATGCGTTGATTCACATGAACTGCAGCGCAAGCTGGTTTCCAGTCGCTCCACCAGAATTACGCCGTACATGTTCGAGCATACTCTGCTGCATAAAGCGCGCGAGAATAAGCAGCATATAGTGCTGCCGGAAGGTAAGGAAGAACGCATACTCAGGGCGGCTGACATTCTCAGGCGCCGGGATGTGGTAAAACTAACCTTGCTCGGGAATGAGGATGAAGTGGCTAAAGCTGCTTCTGATATTGGAATAAGTCTCAAAGGTATTGACATTGTTGACCCTGTCAAATCGGAACATTTCGAGAGTTTTGTGGATACTTATTTCGAGTTGCGCAAGCATAAGTGCATAGTCAAGGATGATGCCCGGGACCGTATGAGTGATCCGACTTATTTCGGAACCATGATGGTTTATACCGGTGTTGCTGACGGCATGGTTTCCGGATCCATAACTACCACAGCACAGACTATCCGCCCGGCTTTTGAGTTTATCAAAACCAAGCCCGGATTCTCCATAGTTTCCAGTGTGTTTCTCATGTGCCAGAATGACAGGGTTATGGCCTACGGTGATTGTGCAGTGAATCCCAATCCAAATGCGCGAGAGTTGGCTGAAATTGCAATCAGTTCCGCCAACACGGCTGAAATATTCGGTATTGAACCGCGTGTGGCTATGCTCTCCTATTCTACCGGGGAGTCCGGTAAAGGGCGTTCTGTTGATAAGGTCAAGGAGGCCACCAGACTTGTGCGTGAGCTGGCCCCGGAAATTGCGGTGGAGGGTCCTTTGCAGTTTGATGCGGCAGTGGATGAGGATGTTGCCGCTGAACTTATGCCTGATAACGATGTTGCCGGGCAGGCTACTGTACTCATTTTTCCCGACCTTAATACCGGGAACAATACCTATAAAGCCGTACAGCGGTCGCAGCCGGAATCTGTAGCAATAGGTCCGATACTGCAGGGCTTGAAAAAACCGGTCAATGACCTCAGCAGAGGCTGTACTGTGCGCGATGTTGTCAATACCGTGGCCATCACGGCTATTCAGGCAATTGCGGAGAAGGAGAAAGAGCAGAAGTGATGACCTCTAGGGGTATTGTATAAATCATCTGCAATTATACTGAACAAGGTTCCAGCGGGCGATCTGGTCCTCGTCTCTGGATGTAAAAAAATGGAAGCGTCTTTTTTTTCAGGTACTTTGAACGGGCGACCAATTTTTTACATAATTCGGCCTTGAAGCAGTCAAATACGGGTAGGCAACGTGTAGGGTAGTGTGATACACTTTTCCGCGCACGCCTTCCTAACAATAAAGACACGGAGATTTAAAGAATGGCAAAAAAAATGAAAACCATGGATGGTAACCAAGCCGCATCGTATGTGGCTTATGCTATGTGCGAAACCGCCGCCATCTATCCTATTACCCCTTCTTCCCCAATGGCCGAGCTGGCTGACGAGTGGGCTGTTCAGGGTGTGAAAAATATTTTCGGCACCACTATGGAAGTTCGCGAGCTTCAGTCCGAAGCCGGCGCAGCAGGAGCCCTGCACGGTGCTCTTGCCGCAGGTAACCTCTCCTGCACATTTACCGCTTCGCAGGGGCTGCTGCTGATGATCCCCAACATGTATAAGATTGCGGGTGAATTGCTGCCTACAGTCTTCCATGTGTCCGCCCGTGCAGTGGCCGGCCACGCACTGTCCATCTTTGGCGATCATCAGGACGTAATGGCCACCCGTCAGACCGGGTTTGCAATGCTGGCTTCAAACTCTGTACAGGAAGCCCTAGACCTAGCTCTTGTTTCCCATCTGGCAACAGTTGAGTCCAACATTCCTTTTGTTCACTTCTTCGATGGATTCAGAACTTCCCACGAAATCCAGAAAATTGAACTGATCGATTACGAAGACATGGCCGCCGCCCTGAACTGGGATAAAGTCCGTGACTTCCGTGACCGCGCACTGAACCCGGAGCATCCGCACACCCGCGGAACAGCTCAGAACCCTGATATCTATTTCCAGGGTGTGGAAGCAATCAACCCTTATCGTG encodes the following:
- a CDS encoding succinate dehydrogenase/fumarate reductase cytochrome b subunit codes for the protein MAVDVGMHLARPGKRDAVLDWLQMLTGAGLVAFMWCHMILVSSVVLSPKIMNAIAHFFEATYMAQVGGPLIFLAFLLHFALAARKIPFRAEGQATILQHAQMLKHRDTWLWVVQAVTAMVILVMGAIHMWVVLNDLPITAAKSAARVGEGGWTLFYLVLLPCVELHVSVGFYRIGVKWGFIRTENRKQAKKLESILFATFMVIGILTLIRFITLS
- a CDS encoding fumarate reductase flavoprotein subunit, with amino-acid sequence MQTYYSDLLVIGAGLAGERVAVEAAQEGFDVICLSIVPARRSHSSAAQGGMQAALGNCAKGEGDNVDVHFGDTVRGSDWGCDQEVARLFADAAPIEMRRLAHWGVPWNRVVPGKSFYFKGGEKFEKEEKEEKRGLITARSFGGTAKWRTCYTSDGTGHAVMCTMDNRCAELGIDVFDRKEAISLIHDGDKCTGAVVRCLRTGELEVFLSKATAICTGGFGRIYKATTNAVICDGGGHIIAHDTGVVPIGNPEAIQFHPTGIVPTDILVTEGCRGDGGTLLDVNEERFMNIYEPEKAELASRDVVSRWMTHHMRQGKGVKSAYGEHLWLDIRHLGDKHISTKLREVDEICHHFLNVDPRKQLIPVRPTQHYTMAGVRTNKDGAVYGLKGLFSAGEAACWDMHGFNRLGGNSLAETVVAGGIIGSKIVEFLKGYEVEIKTALVNDAVRKQEERIEKLRSGANGKENVYKVREEMQDALMEGCFVFRNDAGLKKCIETLQGTLDKARRVGLVSDGLGANHELAAALKIEGQVKLGLCIAKAALERTESRGSHNREDYTARDDKNWLNRTLAYWRDGADMPELQYEEATPCYEIPPGDRGYGGGSIIEADKAEIEAKMIKK
- a CDS encoding fumarate reductase iron-sulfur subunit gives rise to the protein MSRQLEFDIFRYNPQDKGSVPHMQTFVLDETENMTLFIALNRLREEQDPGLIFDFCCRAGICGACAMVVNGKPRLACQTKTVELPQQITLLPLPVYKLIGDLSVDTGVWFREMYQTTESWIHTNKTFDPNAIEERMENEVAEQIYELERCIECGCCVAACGTARLRDDFLGAAALNRVARFVVDPRDQRTDRDYFEIIGNDEGIFGCMGLLGCEDVCPKNLPLQNQLGFLRRKMGITAIKEIFRK
- a CDS encoding fumarate hydratase produces the protein MRTIKAEQVIEAVAKMCVSANRYLPEDVKKRFNECAAAEDSPAAKEVFRQIKENWELAAESGLPLCQDTGLAVFIVEMGEDVRVEGMNIRDAINEGTRKGYEEGFLRKSACDPLTRANTKDNTPAIVHFDIVPGDKIKITFMAKGGGSENMSRVTMLAPAQGWEGIKKFVIERVAEAGPNPCPPTMVGIGVGGTFEYSALLAKKSLMRKVGEPHPDPEIGKLEAELMEELNKLGIGPMGLGGKTTVFDVKIEMRPCHIASLPLAVNIQCHSSRHEEVIL
- a CDS encoding Fe-S-containing hydro-lyase, coding for MAEYKLKTPLTDEDMVQLKAGDVVKLTGTIYTARDAAHKRLCDLLDKGEKLPFDLKGSVVYYVGPSPAPPGKPIGSAGPTTSYRMDTYAPRLHGLGQKASIGKGKRSEEVKQALKDYKAVYFGATGGAGALLSMCIKEAKVIAFDELGPEAIRELTVEDFPLLVINDSHGGELYAVPDRKAAGVE
- a CDS encoding malic enzyme-like NAD(P)-binding protein — encoded protein: MALFTKQEALDYHSKGRKGKIEVVPVKPCNTQKDLSMAYSPGVAEACLAIAEDKEKSYEYTGRGNLVAVVSNGTAVLGLGNIGPEAGKPVMEGKGVLFKVFADVDVYDINLDVTDADELCNIVKALEPTFGGINLEDIKSPECFYIEEKLKKEMNIPVFHDDQHGTAIISGAGLINAAEIAGKKIEDMRLVVSGAGAAAIACTNFYMSLGIKRENVAMFDSRGHINKSREGLNEQKLQFATDKEYKDLADAMKGADLFLGLSVKGMVTKDMVKSMADSPIIFACANPDPEISYTDAKEARPDAIMGTGRSDYPNQVNNVLGFPFIFRGALDVNASAINEEMKIAAATALAALAKEPAPDYVCEAYGVDKLEFGIDYIIPKPLDLRLIEWESAAVAQAAMDTGVARKKIDIDEYKKELRERLAASRKRVGEFLETYSFDS
- a CDS encoding DASS family sodium-coupled anion symporter; its protein translation is MSDQQDGGNGRKIGFFLGPIVFLIMLMMPVPSGMEPAAWKVAAVTALMAIWWISEAIPIPATSLIPIALFPLLGIVKSAAACAPYANHLIYLFMGGFFLAVTMERWNLHRRIALHTIKAVGTSPGRMILGFMIATGFLSMWVSNTATTMMMVPIGLAVIQQATGFDSKDLKACANAGPESNFGKCLMLGIAYAASMGGVGTIIGTPPNTVMVGMVDKMYGVHIGFGQWMLYGVPLATLMIALSWWLLTKVLFPSKGLELAGGEAIINREIEALGPMSKEEKYIVIVGCFVAAFWLSRGFMKPLVKDFWPNFGYVHDATIGIMGSLILFAIPTNFKKGEFLLDWKTAVKIPWDVILLFGGGLAIANGFSKTGLAGYIASRLTMLDGMTLLMFVAIVVLITIFLTEITSNTATATLLVPIMGSAAIAMGVHPFATIVSACVAASFAFMLPVATPPNAVVFGSGCVSIKQMASAGFWLNIIGAILITISVVYLLPVLWGIDLTMLPDWAVMPK
- the pta gene encoding phosphate acetyltransferase codes for the protein MSKSLYIAATEARSGKSAIVLGVMQLLLTHLRKVAIFRPIIHDNFRDRDHDIDLILRHFKLPQDYKTTYAYTQSEATRLLNDGKHSLLMEKILERFKALEENYDFVLCEGSDYLGGEAAVEFEINLDVASNLGSPVLAVLNAMDSYEDEICDLANRTVAMFEDKGLDVISVMINRASSEFSPDLAERLRNCLNSENHPLVYVLPDDKRLGNPTMNDVVKWLDCRVLYGKSRLDTPIDNYVVAAMQIENFLKYVKDGSLIITPGDRSDIILASLASRLSDSYPNVSGILLTGGIRPAMTVHHLIEGWKGVPLPILVAPDHTYKTAQILRGLHGKIDPENQAKVLSAMGLFETCVDSHELQRKLVSSRSTRITPYMFEHTLLHKARENKQHIVLPEGKEERILRAADILRRRDVVKLTLLGNEDEVAKAASDIGISLKGIDIVDPVKSEHFESFVDTYFELRKHKCIVKDDARDRMSDPTYFGTMMVYTGVADGMVSGSITTTAQTIRPAFEFIKTKPGFSIVSSVFLMCQNDRVMAYGDCAVNPNPNARELAEIAISSANTAEIFGIEPRVAMLSYSTGESGKGRSVDKVKEATRLVRELAPEIAVEGPLQFDAAVDEDVAAELMPDNDVAGQATVLIFPDLNTGNNTYKAVQRSQPESVAIGPILQGLKKPVNDLSRGCTVRDVVNTVAITAIQAIAEKEKEQK